In Archocentrus centrarchus isolate MPI-CPG fArcCen1 chromosome 24, fArcCen1, whole genome shotgun sequence, one DNA window encodes the following:
- the mgat2 gene encoding alpha-1,6-mannosyl-glycoprotein 2-beta-N-acetylglucosaminyltransferase: MRFRIYKRKVVLLTLVVVVCGLAFWSSGRQKKNDSGSLPREVETVRRSNGVSSSNSINSQNQEQATPAVSRAPVPAPVIQANDTHQEKAKDKAKISKPDVDNTTLVYRGIVFQLNFDQTIRNEEKFKTTRKKDDLVVVVQVHNRPDYLKLLVDSLRKARGVDSILLIFSHDYWSPEINKVVASIDFCQVLQIFFPFSIQLYPQEFPGNDPRDCPRDIPKKDALKLGCINAEYPDSFGHYREAKFSQTKHHWWWKLHFVWDRVRVLKDHKGLVLLIEEDHYLSPDFIHLLKQMTALKREQCADCDILSLGSYSHIGYSSKANKVEVKAWKSTEHNMGMALSRETYQKLIQCTDTFCTYDDYNWDWSLQHLTVSCLPSYWKVMVSEAPRIFHAGDCGMHHKKVSCMPINQKTKIENILQSSGNQLFPKNLLITKRLPANGAGGVAPHVKNGGWGDIRDHELCKSYVRLQ, translated from the coding sequence ATGAGATTCCGAATCTACAAGAGAAAGGTGGTGTTACTGACTCTGGTGGTTGTTGTGTGTGGCCTGGCTTTCTGGAGCAGTGGAAGGCAGAAGAAGAACGACAGCGGCTCGTTACCCAGGGAAGTGGAGACGGTGCGGAGGAGCAACGGTGTTAGCAGCAGCAATAGTATCAACAGTCAAAACCAGGAGCAAGCAACACCTGCAGTCAGTCGAGCGCCTGTTCCAGCACCAGTTATTCAAGCAAATGACACGCACCAAGAAAAAGCAAAGGACAAAGCCAAAATATCCAAGCCAGATGTAGATAATACCACTTTAGTCTACCGTGGCATTGTCTTCCAGCTAAACTTTGATCAGACaataagaaatgaagaaaagttTAAGACAACTCGAAAGAAGGACGATTTGGTTGTGGTAGTTCAGGTCCATAACCGACCAGACTATCTAAAGCTCTTAGTGGATAGTTTGCGAAAGGCCAGAGGTGTGGATAGCATACTGCTGATATTCAGCCATGATTACTGGTCTCCTGAGATAAACAAAGTGGTGGCCTCTATTGACTTCTGTCAAGTCCTTCAGATTTTCTTCCCCTTCAGCATCCAGCTATACCCGCAGGAGTTCCCTGGAAACGACCCCAGGGACTGCCCCAGAGACATCCCCAAAAAAGATGCCTTAAAGCTGGGATGTATTAATGCAGAGTATCCTGACTCATTTGGCCACTACCGGGAGGCCAAGTTTTCCCAGACCAAGCACCACTGGTGGTGGAAGCTTCACTTTGTATGGGACAGAGTTCGAGTTCTCAAAGACCATAAGGGTCTGGTTCTCCTGATTGAAGAGGACCACTACTTGTCTCCGGACTTTATCCATCTCTTAAAACAGATGACGGCTCTCAAAAGGGAGCAGTGTGCGGACTGTGATATCCTTTCATTGGGGAGCTACAGCCACATCGGCTACTCCAGTAAAGCAAATAAGGTGGAGGTAAAAGCCTGGAAGTCCACTGAGCACAACATGGGGATGGCTCTGAGTAGAGAGACATACCAGAAACTCATCCAGTGCACTGACACGTTCTGCACTTATGATGACTACAACTGGGACTGGTCTCTACAACACTTGACTGTGTCCTGCCTGCCCTCCTACTGGAAGGTCATGGTGAGCGAGGCACCGAGGATTTTCCACGCTGGAGACTGTGGCATGCACCACAAGAAGGTTTCTTGCATGCCCATTAATCAGAAAACCAAGATAGAAAACATCTTACAGAGCAGTGGGAACCAGCTGTTCCCAAAAAACCTCCTGATCACAAAGAGACTGCCAGCCAATGGGGCAGGAGGAGTGGCCCCACATGTAAAGAATGGGGGCTGGGGAGACATCAGGGACCATGAACTCTGCAAGAGCTATGTTCGATTACAGTGA